In Deltaproteobacteria bacterium RBG_16_64_85, one DNA window encodes the following:
- a CDS encoding protein-L-isoaspartate O-methyltransferase: MFLRWPAIFLVLALSAGHSLCAAQEDPYLAARQAMVGDQIRREGISDPRVLQAMLEVPRHLFVPSGVRSRAYDPRPLPIGEGQTISQPYIVGFMTEILRLKPSDRVLEVGTGSGYQAAIASKIAQEVYTVEIFESLAARSRRTLSDLGLRNVHVRQGDGYYGWEEKAPFDAIIVTCAGGHIPPPLLRQLKNGGRMILPVGGPFLTQNLVFIEKSADGSVSQRNVLPVAFVRLLGH; encoded by the coding sequence ATGTTCCTCCGTTGGCCCGCGATCTTCCTGGTCCTTGCACTGTCGGCGGGCCACAGCCTGTGCGCAGCGCAGGAGGATCCCTACCTCGCGGCCCGGCAGGCGATGGTCGGGGATCAGATCCGGCGGGAGGGGATCTCCGATCCCCGGGTCCTGCAGGCGATGCTCGAGGTTCCCCGCCATCTCTTCGTCCCTTCCGGGGTGCGCTCCCGTGCGTACGATCCACGCCCGCTGCCCATCGGGGAGGGGCAGACGATCTCCCAGCCCTATATTGTCGGTTTCATGACCGAGATCCTCCGACTGAAGCCGTCCGACCGCGTCCTGGAGGTAGGCACGGGTTCCGGGTACCAGGCGGCGATCGCATCGAAGATCGCACAAGAGGTGTACACGGTGGAGATCTTCGAGTCCCTTGCGGCGAGGAGCCGCCGGACGCTCTCCGACCTCGGGTTACGAAATGTACATGTCCGCCAGGGGGACGGGTATTACGGCTGGGAGGAGAAGGCTCCCTTCGACGCCATCATCGTTACCTGCGCGGGCGGCCACATCCCGCCGCCGCTCCTCCGGCAGCTGAAAAACGGCGGACGGATGATCCTGCCGGTCGGAGGCCCTTTCCTGACCCAGAACCTGGTATTCATCGAGAAAAGCGCCGATGGCTCCGTCTCCCAGCGAAACGTCCTCCCCGTCGCCTTCGTCCGGCTCCTTGGCCACTGA
- a CDS encoding aldo/keto reductase, translating to MESRRLGKSGLTVSALGLGCMGMSEFYGARENNESVATLHRALDLGINFLDTADIYGLGHNEELVGKAIRDRRNEVILATKFGIVRGSDGSWKGVNGKPEYVRGACEASLRRLGVDVIDLYFQHRVDPETPEEETVGAMTALVREGKVRFLGLSEAAPATIRRAYAVHPIAALQSEYSLWTRDPEGEVLSVCRELGIGFVPYSPLGRGFLTGKIMRPEDLPEGDYRRNSPRFQGENFQRNLDLVRLVGEIAAEKGCTPPQLALAWLLAKGKDMVPIPGTKRRDRLEENVGALKVILTMRDLARIDEALPPGAASGPRYPEEAMRAVNR from the coding sequence ATGGAATCCAGGCGGCTGGGGAAAAGCGGTCTGACCGTTTCGGCGTTGGGTCTGGGCTGCATGGGGATGTCGGAATTTTACGGCGCGCGCGAGAACAACGAATCGGTCGCGACCCTGCACCGGGCGCTGGACCTGGGGATCAACTTCCTCGACACCGCCGACATTTACGGGCTGGGCCACAACGAAGAGCTCGTCGGGAAGGCGATCCGGGACCGCCGCAATGAAGTGATCCTGGCCACCAAGTTCGGAATCGTCCGGGGGAGCGACGGGAGCTGGAAGGGGGTCAATGGAAAGCCCGAGTACGTCCGGGGGGCGTGCGAGGCGAGTCTTCGCCGTCTCGGGGTGGACGTCATCGATCTCTATTTCCAGCACCGCGTCGACCCGGAAACTCCCGAGGAGGAGACCGTGGGGGCGATGACGGCGCTCGTGCGCGAGGGGAAGGTCCGGTTCCTGGGCCTCTCCGAGGCGGCCCCCGCAACCATCCGCCGCGCTTATGCCGTTCACCCGATCGCAGCCTTGCAGAGCGAATATTCCCTTTGGACGCGCGACCCGGAGGGGGAAGTCCTTTCCGTCTGCCGGGAGCTCGGCATCGGGTTCGTCCCCTACAGTCCCTTGGGCAGGGGGTTCCTGACCGGGAAGATCATGCGGCCCGAGGATCTCCCGGAAGGGGACTACCGGAGAAATTCCCCGCGCTTCCAGGGGGAAAACTTCCAGCGCAACCTCGACCTGGTGCGCCTGGTCGGGGAGATCGCGGCGGAAAAGGGATGCACACCGCCTCAACTCGCGCTGGCCTGGCTCCTGGCGAAAGGGAAGGACATGGTGCCCATTCCCGGTACCAAGCGGCGGGACCGGCTGGAGGAAAACGTCGGCGCGCTGAAGGTGATCCTTACGATGCGGGACCTGGCCCGGATCGACGAGGCGCTGCCGCCGGGAGCCGCATCGGGCCCGCGCTACCCTGAAGAGGCGATGCGGGCCGTCAACCGTTGA
- a CDS encoding ATP-dependent protease, with the protein MARTLTPDDLYKRCDPKFFSFRTTEDLPPLDGIIGQQRALDSIDFGLKLQSSGFNIYVLGDSGTGKTSAIRSFISMKAETEIVPPDWCYVYNFRDSADPIAIWLEPGRGIEFQKDMQELIDHLKVEIPKIFESKEYKKQRNVVTEEIQKKQKELFEVLEREAESKGFKIKAAMGGFSLLAIGKSGEPLTEEEFNSFDPKEKEALRENGKYIQERLDEVMRTLKREEKANGERLNELERSAALFVLGHLVEDLKNKYLNNEKLLAYLDAVQEDILANVEDFKASTEETPAPQLPFLKMQRQEPDFTRFSVNALVNNGKQKGSPCVFESNPTYYNLFGRVEHKLQFGAAVTDFTMIKAGSLHLANGGYLVVNALDLLRNIFSYDALKRAIKNAEVKIEDVWEQYRLITTTTMKPEPIPLDVKVILIGSPEIYYLLFGLDEEYRELFKVKADFDNRMERTDENVLKYAGFVSTKAREERLLPFDASGVARVVEYGSRMAEHQEKLSSKFSDVSNLIRESHYWAKKTDAVVVSGTHVEKALDEKIYRHSRIEDRMREVMAEGTLIVDTSGETAGQVNGLAVLDMGDYSFGKPSRITTAAYTGKGGVVNIERETKLSGKIHEKAVLILSNYLGRKYAAKKPISLSASITFEQLYGMIEGDSATCAELYSLLSAISGVPIRQSVAVTGSMDQNGNVQPIGGVNEKIEGFFDLCRLRGLTGAQGVIIPQRNARNLMLKKEVVEAVGEGKFHIHAIDHVEEGIEILMGIPAGEPGPDGKYPELTLNRLVEDRLTELREAVKKEEEEKGKGGK; encoded by the coding sequence ATGGCAAGGACCCTGACCCCGGACGACCTCTATAAACGCTGTGACCCGAAGTTTTTTTCCTTCCGGACGACCGAGGATCTTCCCCCGCTGGACGGGATTATCGGCCAGCAGAGGGCCCTGGACTCGATCGATTTCGGCCTGAAACTGCAGAGCTCCGGGTTCAACATCTATGTTCTCGGCGACAGCGGGACCGGCAAGACCTCGGCCATTCGCTCCTTCATCTCGATGAAGGCCGAGACGGAAATCGTCCCCCCGGACTGGTGCTACGTCTACAACTTCAGGGATTCGGCCGATCCCATCGCGATCTGGCTTGAGCCCGGGCGGGGGATCGAGTTCCAGAAGGACATGCAGGAGCTCATCGACCACCTGAAGGTCGAGATCCCGAAGATCTTCGAATCGAAGGAGTACAAGAAGCAGAGAAACGTCGTTACCGAAGAAATCCAGAAGAAGCAAAAGGAGCTTTTCGAGGTGCTCGAGCGGGAGGCGGAGTCGAAGGGGTTCAAGATCAAGGCCGCGATGGGAGGGTTCTCCCTCCTGGCCATCGGGAAGTCCGGGGAGCCCTTGACGGAGGAGGAGTTCAACTCGTTCGATCCGAAGGAAAAGGAGGCGCTCAGGGAGAACGGAAAGTACATCCAGGAGAGACTGGATGAGGTGATGCGGACGCTGAAGAGGGAGGAAAAGGCGAACGGGGAGAGGCTGAACGAGCTGGAACGATCCGCGGCGCTCTTCGTCCTGGGGCATTTGGTCGAGGACCTCAAGAACAAATACCTGAACAATGAAAAGCTGCTCGCCTACCTGGATGCGGTGCAGGAGGACATCCTGGCGAACGTCGAGGACTTCAAGGCCTCGACGGAGGAGACCCCCGCGCCGCAGCTTCCGTTCCTGAAGATGCAGAGGCAGGAACCGGATTTCACCCGCTTCTCGGTGAACGCCCTGGTGAACAACGGGAAGCAAAAGGGCAGCCCCTGCGTCTTCGAGAGCAATCCCACGTACTACAACCTTTTCGGCAGGGTCGAGCACAAGCTCCAGTTCGGAGCCGCGGTGACCGATTTCACGATGATCAAGGCCGGCTCGCTTCACCTGGCGAACGGCGGATACCTCGTCGTGAACGCACTCGATCTTCTCCGGAACATCTTCTCCTACGATGCCCTGAAGCGGGCGATCAAGAACGCCGAGGTGAAGATCGAGGACGTATGGGAGCAGTACCGGCTGATCACCACGACGACGATGAAACCGGAGCCGATCCCCCTGGACGTGAAGGTGATCCTGATCGGGAGCCCGGAAATCTATTACCTGCTGTTCGGCCTGGACGAGGAATACCGGGAGCTCTTCAAGGTCAAGGCGGACTTCGACAACCGCATGGAAAGAACGGACGAGAACGTCCTGAAATATGCCGGGTTCGTCTCGACGAAGGCCAGGGAGGAGCGCCTGCTCCCCTTCGACGCTTCCGGCGTGGCAAGAGTGGTGGAGTACGGGTCCCGGATGGCGGAGCACCAGGAGAAGCTCTCCTCGAAGTTCAGCGACGTCTCCAATCTGATCCGCGAATCCCATTACTGGGCGAAGAAGACGGACGCCGTCGTCGTGTCCGGGACGCACGTGGAAAAGGCGCTGGACGAGAAAATCTACCGCCACAGCAGGATCGAGGACCGGATGCGGGAAGTGATGGCGGAAGGGACGCTGATCGTGGACACCTCCGGAGAGACGGCGGGCCAGGTGAACGGCCTGGCCGTGCTGGACATGGGGGACTACAGCTTCGGGAAACCCTCGAGGATCACTACGGCCGCCTACACGGGGAAGGGCGGCGTGGTCAACATCGAGAGAGAGACCAAGCTCTCGGGGAAGATCCATGAGAAGGCCGTCCTCATCCTCTCGAACTACCTGGGCCGGAAATACGCCGCCAAGAAGCCGATCAGCCTCTCGGCGTCGATCACTTTCGAACAGCTCTACGGGATGATCGAGGGAGACAGCGCCACCTGCGCGGAGCTCTACTCGCTGCTGAGCGCCATCTCGGGGGTCCCGATCCGGCAGAGCGTGGCGGTCACCGGCTCCATGGATCAGAACGGAAACGTCCAGCCGATCGGCGGTGTGAACGAGAAGATCGAGGGGTTCTTCGATCTGTGCCGGCTGCGCGGGCTGACCGGGGCGCAGGGGGTGATCATCCCGCAGAGGAACGCCAGAAACCTGATGTTGAAGAAAGAGGTCGTCGAGGCCGTCGGGGAGGGGAAATTCCACATCCACGCCATCGATCACGTGGAGGAGGGGATCGAGATCCTGATGGGAATCCCCGCGGGGGAGCCCGGCCCGGACGGGAAGTATCCCGAATTAACGCTGAACCGGCTCGTCGAGGACCGTCTGACGGAGCTGCGCGAGGCGGTGAAGAAGGAGGAAGAGGAGAAGGGCAAGGGCGGGAAATGA